The following are encoded in a window of Hippoglossus stenolepis isolate QCI-W04-F060 chromosome 10, HSTE1.2, whole genome shotgun sequence genomic DNA:
- the LOC124852614 gene encoding histone H2A-like, which translates to MSSGGAGACVRGTPRSLKAAAISIMLGSSQTSAPIADKLLRKGNYPQGVGAGKPFYLPAVLEYLTTEILELAGDKNKSRAYTPEGRLYSLSTLEMQAMKDYVDSAWGGGWTDKSYIGRAEFISSRDKHHKR; encoded by the exons ATGTCGTCTGGTGGAGCTGGAGCTTGCGTCAGGGGCACCCCCAGGTCCTTGAAAGCAGCCGCCATCTCGATAATGCTTGGCAGCTCTCAGACGAGTGCACCAATAGCCGACAA GCTGCTGCGTAAAGGCAACTACCCACAGGGCGTTGGTGCTGGCAAACCCTTCTACCTGCCAGCTGTGCTGGAGTACCTGACCACTGAGATCCTGGAGCTGGctggagacaaaaacaagagcc GCGCCTACACCCCCGAGGGACGATTGTACTCTCTTTCAACCCTGGAAATGCAGGCCATGAAGGATTATGTGGATTCTGCCTGGGGAGGAGGATGGACGGATAAGTCCTACATAGGCAGAGCTGAATTCATCAGCTCAAGAGACAAACACCACaagagataa